The following coding sequences are from one bacterium window:
- a CDS encoding ankyrin repeat domain-containing protein has protein sequence MKYFPKILIIACTFTVIAFMLGIICTWYANTSHSKKPITTLHQAAEDGNVEVIVSLLSKGADINAKNKKGYSVLMDAILYGRAKAIKLLIEKGADVNVKGPYGSTALMTATFSGNSEAIKLLIEKGANVNAQANNGSTSLIIAAQKGNSAILKLLIENGADINVMHVNGMTPLIYMSSWGSVESVKLLISKKADINVKDAEGNTALSMAIKNNCTEIITLLRKAGAKE, from the coding sequence ATGAAATACTTTCCAAAAATTCTAATAATTGCATGCACGTTCACTGTAATAGCCTTTATGTTGGGAATCATCTGTACGTGGTATGCAAATACTTCCCATAGCAAAAAACCCATCACCACTTTGCATCAAGCTGCAGAAGATGGGAATGTTGAAGTGATAGTATCCCTGCTCAGTAAAGGTGCAGACATCAACGCTAAGAACAAAAAGGGCTATTCAGTGCTTATGGATGCGATACTCTACGGGCGTGCGAAAGCAATAAAGCTCTTGATAGAGAAAGGTGCTGATGTCAATGTGAAGGGGCCCTACGGCTCAACAGCGCTTATGACAGCTACCTTTTCAGGAAACAGTGAAGCTATAAAGCTTCTGATTGAGAAAGGTGCGAACGTCAATGCTCAAGCTAATAATGGCTCTACTTCACTTATTATTGCAGCCCAAAAAGGAAATTCTGCGATTCTTAAGCTCCTTATCGAAAATGGCGCTGATATCAACGTAATGCATGTTAACGGAATGACGCCGCTCATTTACATGTCATCGTGGGGAAGTGTAGAATCCGTAAAACTTCTCATCAGTAAGAAAGCGGATATCAATGTCAAGGATGCTGAAGGTAATACTGCTCTCAGTATGGCAATCAAGAACAATTGTACAGAAATCATCACCCTCCTTCGCAAAGCCGGGGCGAAGGAATGA
- a CDS encoding zinc-binding dehydrogenase produces the protein MAMKAIVAEAGNKVAIWDNVPMPVPGPYEALIKVTAASLCNSTDQKILHGEFCGPLPGILGHEAVGRVVEVGSKVRLYKIGDLVTRPRVGDYPEIGLRSLFGSFVEYGLAHDARAQAEDEGKTLSYTPDQTVATPDWDAMALTQCITLKETLSFLRNWKVGPGHTVLIYGTGPVGVSFSLWAQYLGCDKVIVVGRRDEACQRAIDFGRATHAINNAKQSVPQAVREITGVGVTHAIEAIGENSVLQDCLDSLAPGGEVGIYGVPPDSQGRSPLLDDPRVSSVGPNEATADAEVLPLVKAGKIPGKEFVSHTLHFTEAAKGFELLASKEAFKVGLLFD, from the coding sequence ATGGCGATGAAGGCGATTGTGGCGGAAGCTGGGAATAAGGTTGCGATTTGGGATAATGTGCCGATGCCAGTACCGGGGCCTTATGAGGCGCTGATTAAGGTGACGGCGGCTAGTCTTTGCAATAGTACCGACCAGAAGATCTTGCATGGCGAGTTCTGCGGGCCTTTGCCCGGCATACTGGGGCATGAAGCTGTGGGGCGCGTGGTTGAAGTAGGGTCGAAGGTTCGGCTTTATAAGATAGGTGATTTAGTCACACGGCCTCGCGTGGGTGACTATCCTGAGATTGGGCTAAGAAGCTTGTTCGGGTCATTCGTTGAATACGGTTTGGCGCATGATGCACGTGCACAGGCGGAAGATGAAGGGAAGACCTTGTCTTATACGCCCGATCAGACGGTCGCTACACCCGATTGGGATGCGATGGCGCTGACCCAGTGCATCACACTCAAAGAGACGCTCTCATTTTTGCGTAATTGGAAGGTAGGGCCGGGGCATACAGTTCTTATTTATGGCACGGGGCCTGTTGGGGTGTCGTTCTCACTTTGGGCACAGTATCTTGGCTGCGATAAGGTGATTGTCGTTGGACGTCGTGATGAGGCGTGCCAGAGAGCGATTGACTTTGGCCGGGCAACCCACGCGATTAACAACGCAAAGCAAAGTGTTCCGCAGGCCGTTAGGGAGATTACCGGCGTTGGTGTGACCCATGCGATTGAGGCGATTGGGGAGAACTCAGTCCTACAAGACTGCTTGGATAGCCTTGCGCCGGGTGGGGAAGTGGGCATCTATGGCGTTCCTCCGGATAGCCAGGGACGTTCGCCGCTACTTGATGACCCTCGGGTTTCGTCCGTTGGTCCTAATGAGGCCACTGCGGATGCGGAGGTCTTGCCTTTAGTGAAGGCGGGCAAGATACCCGGTAAAGAGTTTGTTAGCCATACACTACACTTCACGGAAGCCGCTAAGGGCTTCGAGCTACTGGCCTCGAAGGAGGCCTTCAAAGTCGGATTACTATTTGATTAA